One genomic segment of Bradyrhizobium prioriisuperbiae includes these proteins:
- a CDS encoding methionine ABC transporter permease: MSPELIRMIAWSTLDTLTMVGLAGLFGTLIGLPLGIFLATSRAGELFPVPGVNRVVGLIVNATRSTPFIILVVAIVPLTRLIAGTSIGTAAATVPLTIAAIPFIARVVEAAIREVDQGLIEAARAFGATPLQIVRKVLLPEALPAVTLALTLTAVSLLGYSAMVGAVGGGGLGDLGIRYGYQRFMPDVMLTVVLVLIALVQGVQTLGDTVARRLDKRSRRS; the protein is encoded by the coding sequence ATGTCGCCTGAACTCATTCGCATGATCGCCTGGTCGACCCTCGACACCCTGACTATGGTCGGGCTGGCTGGCCTGTTCGGCACATTGATCGGCCTGCCGCTCGGGATCTTTCTCGCCACCAGCCGGGCGGGCGAGCTATTTCCGGTCCCTGGGGTCAACCGGGTCGTCGGGCTGATCGTCAACGCCACCCGTTCGACGCCCTTCATCATCCTGGTCGTGGCGATCGTGCCGCTGACGCGGCTGATCGCGGGCACGTCGATCGGTACCGCGGCGGCCACGGTGCCGCTGACCATCGCCGCCATTCCCTTCATCGCCCGGGTGGTCGAAGCCGCGATCCGCGAGGTCGATCAGGGCCTGATCGAGGCGGCGCGCGCCTTCGGGGCCACGCCGTTGCAGATCGTGCGCAAGGTGCTGCTGCCGGAAGCACTGCCGGCGGTGACTCTGGCTCTGACGCTGACGGCGGTCAGTCTTCTCGGTTATTCAGCCATGGTCGGTGCGGTTGGCGGCGGCGGTCTCGGCGACCTCGGTATTCGTTACGGCTATCAGCGTTTCATGCCGGATGTGATGCTGACCGTCGTATTGGTGCTGATCGCGCTGGTGCAGGGCGTGCAGACGCTCGGCGACACCGTCGCGCGGCGCCTGGACAAGCGCTCGCGTCGTTCCTGA
- a CDS encoding methionine ABC transporter ATP-binding protein, whose amino-acid sequence MNAPWSQLAGVPVESPPLQTRSGITIERVGKTYPARKGNAAVEALQDINLTVPDGAIVGVIGRSGAGKSSLIRLINGLERPTTGRVVVDGTEITALDERGLRQARRSIGMIFQHFNLLSSRTAFENIALPLEIAGVAKNKIAATVLPLLDMVGLADKRDRYPAELSGGQKQRVGIARALATSPKVLLSDEATSALDPETTDQILALLKQINKDLRLTILFITHEMVVVKALADRVAVLEHGRIVEEGTTYEVFASPRHEVTKRFVSSVTGSRAPDWLLAKLVAAPPPGGQAVLHVSFRGSEAAQPLLSQIARAFDIDVNIISGQVEMIAGHPFGTLIVSVPASSDLTARITAQLESSGNTVEHLGYVA is encoded by the coding sequence ATGAATGCACCTTGGTCCCAGCTCGCGGGAGTGCCTGTGGAGTCTCCGCCGCTTCAGACACGATCGGGCATCACGATCGAGCGTGTCGGCAAAACCTATCCGGCGCGAAAAGGCAATGCCGCCGTCGAGGCGCTGCAGGACATCAATCTGACCGTGCCGGATGGCGCGATCGTCGGTGTGATCGGCCGCAGCGGTGCCGGCAAATCGTCGCTGATCCGGCTGATCAACGGCCTCGAGCGCCCGACCACGGGACGCGTCGTGGTCGACGGCACCGAGATCACCGCACTCGACGAGCGCGGCTTGCGGCAGGCGCGCCGCTCCATCGGCATGATCTTCCAGCATTTCAACTTGCTGTCGTCGCGGACGGCGTTCGAGAACATCGCGCTGCCGCTCGAGATCGCCGGCGTCGCCAAAAACAAGATCGCCGCCACGGTGCTGCCGCTGCTCGACATGGTCGGCCTTGCCGACAAGCGCGATCGCTATCCCGCCGAATTGTCCGGCGGACAGAAACAGCGGGTCGGCATTGCCCGCGCGCTGGCCACCAGCCCCAAGGTGCTGTTGTCGGATGAAGCGACCTCTGCGCTCGATCCGGAAACCACCGATCAGATTCTCGCGCTGCTGAAGCAGATCAACAAGGACCTGCGCCTGACCATCCTGTTCATCACCCACGAGATGGTGGTGGTGAAGGCGCTGGCCGATCGCGTCGCCGTGCTGGAGCATGGCCGGATCGTGGAAGAGGGCACGACCTATGAGGTGTTCGCCTCGCCTCGACACGAGGTGACCAAACGCTTCGTCAGTTCGGTCACCGGCAGCCGCGCGCCGGACTGGCTGCTGGCCAAGCTCGTGGCCGCGCCGCCCCCAGGCGGCCAGGCGGTGCTGCATGTTTCTTTCCGGGGCAGCGAGGCAGCGCAGCCGCTGCTGTCGCAGATCGCCCGCGCCTTCGATATCGACGTCAATATCATCTCCGGGCAGGTCGAGATGATTGCCGGCCATCCGTTCGGCACGCTGATCGTCTCGGTCCCCGCATCGTCCGACCTGACAGCCAGGATTACCGCGCAGCTCGAAAGCAGCGGAAACACCGTGGAGCACCTTGGCTATGTCGCCTGA
- a CDS encoding alkylphosphonate utilization protein: MDIKVRDSNGAILSEGDSVTLIKDLKLKGSSTVLKRGSMIRNIHLTENEDEIEGRTDKVKGLVLRTEFLKKA; this comes from the coding sequence ATGGACATCAAGGTCAGGGACAGTAACGGCGCTATCCTGAGCGAGGGTGATTCCGTTACCCTCATCAAGGATCTGAAGCTGAAGGGCTCCTCCACCGTGCTCAAGCGCGGCTCGATGATCAGGAATATTCATCTCACCGAGAACGAGGACGAGATCGAAGGTCGCACCGACAAGGTGAAAGGTCTGGTGCTCCGGACCGAGTTCCTAAAAAAGGCATGA
- a CDS encoding propionyl-CoA synthetase gives MTAISRYNEVYARAMRDPEAFWAEAAREIDWIEFPKTIFDPAQGVYGRWFADGVLNTCFNALDRQVANGRADQVALIHDSPLSDSVTKLTYREMLREVAALAAVMQDFGVTKGDRVLLYMPMVPEAVVAMLACARIGAVHSVVFGGFAAKELATRIDDAQPKLILSASCGLEPGRIVAYKPLLDEAIRLATAKPEACFVLQRPQQRCDLVAGRDHDWASLRMTALAANKSAPCVPVKATDPLYILYTSGTTGIPKGVVRDNGGHAVALKWSMFNLYGVNPGDVWWCASDIGWVVGHSYIIYAPLFHGATSIMYEGKPVGTPDAGAFWRVISQHKAVALFTAPTAFRAIKKDDPNGEFIRKHDLSQFRTLFLAGERADPPTVEWAEQQLNVPAIDHWWQTETGWCIAGNPVGLGQLPVKHGSPTVPMPGYQVDVVDEAARPVPAGTMGSIVIKLPMPPACLPTLWRQDDRFHDAYLAEFPGYYKTSDAGYRDADGYVFVMGRTDDIINVAGHRLSTGGMEEVLASHPDVAECAVLGIKDQLKGEVPCGFLVLKAGVAKAPAEVEKDVVALVRDRIGPVAAFKLAITVARLPKTRSGKILRGTMKKIADGDAWTMPATIDDPIILDEIGTALKQKGVGA, from the coding sequence ATGACGGCCATCAGCCGCTACAATGAGGTTTATGCACGGGCGATGCGCGATCCCGAGGCCTTCTGGGCCGAGGCGGCGCGCGAGATCGACTGGATCGAATTCCCGAAAACCATCTTCGATCCCGCTCAGGGCGTCTATGGCCGCTGGTTTGCCGATGGCGTGCTGAACACCTGTTTTAATGCACTGGATCGCCAGGTGGCGAACGGCCGCGCCGATCAGGTGGCGCTGATCCATGATTCGCCGCTGTCGGACAGCGTCACCAAATTGACCTATCGCGAGATGCTGCGGGAGGTGGCGGCGCTGGCCGCGGTCATGCAGGATTTCGGCGTGACCAAGGGCGACCGGGTGCTGCTCTACATGCCGATGGTGCCGGAGGCGGTGGTTGCAATGCTGGCCTGCGCCCGCATCGGGGCGGTGCATTCCGTGGTGTTCGGCGGTTTTGCCGCCAAGGAGCTCGCCACCCGGATCGACGACGCCCAGCCGAAGTTGATTTTGTCCGCAAGCTGCGGGCTGGAGCCCGGCCGCATCGTCGCTTACAAGCCGCTGCTCGACGAGGCGATCAGGCTGGCCACAGCCAAACCCGAAGCCTGTTTTGTCTTGCAGCGCCCGCAGCAGCGCTGCGATCTGGTCGCGGGTCGCGACCACGACTGGGCGAGCTTGCGCATGACGGCGCTTGCGGCCAACAAATCCGCGCCATGCGTGCCGGTAAAGGCAACCGATCCGCTCTATATTCTCTACACATCGGGCACCACCGGCATTCCCAAGGGCGTGGTGCGCGACAATGGCGGCCATGCGGTGGCGCTGAAATGGTCGATGTTCAATCTCTACGGCGTCAACCCCGGCGACGTCTGGTGGTGCGCCTCCGATATCGGCTGGGTGGTCGGTCACAGCTACATCATCTATGCGCCGCTGTTCCATGGCGCGACGTCGATCATGTACGAGGGCAAGCCGGTCGGCACGCCCGACGCCGGCGCGTTCTGGCGGGTGATTTCGCAGCACAAGGCGGTGGCGTTGTTCACCGCGCCGACCGCGTTTCGCGCCATCAAGAAGGATGATCCCAACGGCGAGTTCATCCGCAAGCACGACCTCTCGCAGTTCCGCACCTTGTTCCTCGCGGGCGAGCGCGCCGATCCGCCGACGGTGGAATGGGCGGAACAGCAATTGAACGTGCCCGCCATCGACCACTGGTGGCAGACCGAAACCGGCTGGTGCATCGCCGGCAATCCGGTCGGTCTCGGGCAATTGCCGGTGAAGCACGGCTCGCCCACTGTGCCGATGCCGGGTTATCAGGTCGACGTGGTGGATGAGGCGGCGAGGCCGGTGCCGGCGGGCACCATGGGCTCGATCGTGATCAAGCTGCCGATGCCGCCGGCCTGCCTGCCCACGCTGTGGCGGCAGGACGACCGTTTTCACGATGCCTATCTGGCGGAGTTCCCCGGCTACTACAAAACCTCCGACGCCGGCTACAGGGATGCCGACGGTTATGTGTTCGTGATGGGCCGCACCGACGACATCATCAATGTCGCGGGACATCGGCTGTCCACCGGCGGCATGGAGGAGGTGCTGGCGTCCCATCCGGACGTGGCCGAGTGCGCGGTGCTTGGCATCAAGGATCAGCTCAAGGGCGAGGTGCCCTGCGGTTTCCTGGTGCTGAAGGCCGGTGTGGCCAAAGCGCCCGCCGAGGTCGAGAAAGACGTCGTGGCCCTGGTGCGCGACCGCATCGGGCCGGTGGCCGCCTTCAAGCTCGCGATCACCGTGGCGCGGCTGCCGAAGACCCGCTCGGGCAAGATCCTGCGTGGCACCATGAAAAAGATCGCCGATGGCGATGCCTGGACCATGCCCGCCACCATCGACGATCCCATCATCCTGGACGAAATCGGAACCGCGCTGAAGCAAAAGGGTGTGGGGGCCTAG
- a CDS encoding DsbA family protein, producing MVFGFAVLRRALVASLIGTVVAICAPGGVRAEDDDVLSRDSVLRDRDIPAFGNPDGDITIVEYFDYQCPYCKKVAPDLAQVVKEDGKVRLVMKDWPILGPPSDLAARLVLAARYQDKYQASHDALIGLTGRLTETTLREALSKAGVDLVKADADLVARKSEIDAVLKRNNTQAEAFGFRGTPAFIVGTFRVPGVLDAAMFKRAIADARAAAKPPK from the coding sequence ATGGTCTTCGGATTTGCAGTTCTCAGGCGGGCGCTCGTCGCATCACTGATCGGTACGGTGGTCGCGATCTGCGCGCCGGGCGGCGTGCGCGCGGAAGACGACGATGTCCTCTCGCGCGACAGCGTGCTGCGTGACCGCGACATTCCGGCGTTCGGAAATCCCGACGGCGATATCACCATCGTCGAATACTTCGATTACCAGTGCCCTTACTGCAAGAAGGTGGCGCCGGATCTGGCGCAGGTGGTGAAAGAGGACGGCAAGGTGCGGCTGGTGATGAAGGACTGGCCGATCCTCGGTCCGCCTTCGGATCTCGCCGCGCGGCTGGTGCTGGCGGCGCGTTACCAGGACAAATACCAGGCGAGCCATGACGCGCTGATCGGTTTGACCGGCCGTCTCACCGAGACCACTCTGCGCGAGGCGTTGAGCAAGGCCGGCGTCGACCTCGTCAAGGCCGATGCCGATCTCGTCGCCCGCAAGAGCGAGATCGATGCGGTGCTGAAGCGCAACAACACCCAGGCCGAAGCCTTTGGTTTCCGCGGCACGCCCGCCTTCATCGTCGGCACATTCCGCGTGCCCGGCGTGCTCGATGCGGCGATGTTCAAGCGCGCGATTGCGGACGCCCGTGCGGCGGCGAAGCCGCCGAAGTAA
- a CDS encoding aliphatic sulfonate ABC transporter substrate-binding protein — protein sequence MALLTAAPSFAQDKASDQIRIGLQKSSTLIAVLRANGELEKALAPLGVKVTWHEFSSGLPLLESLGVGNLDFGADVADTVPIFAQAAGSKLAYVAEESASPAAQAIVVSSESSIKTLADLKGKKIAVTKGAGSHYLLLAALSKAGLNFKDISPAYLAPADGRAAFVSNNVDAWVAWDPFLTSTQRQSGARTLADGSVGLASYKRYYLASETFADRRGDVLNIVVEKLREIGKWVKAHPKDAATLLAGLWGIDAATVEEANSHRSYGVGTVTSAGLSEQQKIADAFFGENLIPKKLDTTAVRIWTPKAP from the coding sequence ATGGCCCTGCTGACGGCCGCGCCGTCATTCGCGCAGGACAAGGCCTCGGATCAGATCCGCATTGGATTGCAGAAATCCTCGACCCTGATCGCCGTGCTGCGCGCCAACGGCGAACTCGAGAAGGCGCTGGCGCCGCTCGGGGTCAAGGTGACGTGGCATGAGTTTTCCAGCGGCCTGCCGCTGCTGGAATCGCTCGGCGTCGGCAATCTGGATTTTGGCGCCGACGTCGCCGACACCGTTCCGATCTTTGCGCAGGCGGCCGGATCGAAATTGGCCTATGTCGCCGAAGAGAGCGCTTCCCCCGCGGCGCAGGCCATCGTGGTCTCCAGCGAGTCATCGATCAAGACGCTGGCGGATTTGAAAGGCAAGAAGATCGCCGTCACCAAGGGCGCCGGCAGCCACTATCTGTTGCTGGCCGCGCTCAGCAAAGCCGGACTTAATTTCAAGGACATCTCCCCAGCCTATCTCGCGCCTGCCGATGGCCGCGCCGCGTTCGTCAGCAACAATGTCGACGCCTGGGTGGCGTGGGATCCGTTCCTGACCAGCACACAGCGGCAATCCGGCGCCCGGACGCTGGCGGACGGCAGCGTCGGCCTTGCGAGCTACAAGCGCTACTATTTGGCCTCGGAAACGTTCGCGGACCGACGCGGCGACGTGCTGAACATCGTGGTCGAGAAACTGCGCGAAATCGGCAAATGGGTGAAGGCCCATCCGAAGGATGCGGCGACGCTTCTGGCCGGCCTCTGGGGCATCGATGCGGCCACCGTCGAGGAGGCCAACAGCCATCGCAGCTATGGCGTCGGCACGGTGACGTCCGCCGGCCTCTCGGAACAGCAGAAGATCGCCGATGCTTTCTTTGGCGAGAACCTGATCCCCAAAAAGCTCGACACCACCGCCGTCAGGATCTGGACGCCCAAAGCGCCCTGA
- a CDS encoding cold-shock protein → MASGTVKWFNAQKGFGFIQPSDGSQDVFVHISAVERAGLSSLNEGQKLSYELKTDKMRGKVSAENLSLG, encoded by the coding sequence ATGGCAAGCGGAACAGTGAAGTGGTTTAACGCCCAGAAGGGCTTCGGTTTCATTCAGCCGAGCGATGGCTCGCAGGACGTTTTCGTCCACATCAGCGCCGTCGAACGCGCTGGTTTGAGCTCGCTCAATGAAGGCCAGAAGCTCTCGTACGAGCTGAAGACCGACAAGATGCGCGGCAAGGTCAGCGCTGAGAACCTCAGCCTCGGCTAA
- a CDS encoding FAD/NAD(P)-binding protein, which produces MNLHHRPSGHPTVAIVGGGVSGAAVALFLNTFAPDTAEIVIIEPRDTIGRGLAYSTSDPVHRINVPAARMVLYADDPGHFDRWFTASELVRSDPHAGLPDGRQFPSRDAFGRYIGEQVALIETLSHVRGKVADIVRVADRYRLTCDDGRCIDADIVVLAICHPAPTIPSSLRALAGSDVIVTNPWQARALEAIDADARALIVGTGLTMADIVATLDRQGHRGTITAISRRGQRAQTHATTPQDPYGDFLNPPPSTATALLREIRRTLAQAATEGLSWHAVLDQVRLQGSSIWQALPVTERQRLLHHLRPFWDTHRFRLAPQVHAVLERLRENGQLALRAAAIQSAARGDDGLRVTLRDRRTHETNTLTVDRIILATGPAHGSLFHDDPLLHNLQQNGLASPDVYGLGIAVDHGSRVLSANGQAQHQLFVAGPLARGTFGELMGVPDVARQAERVATAIASLPGLNNRPEIGARTAE; this is translated from the coding sequence ATGAATCTGCACCATCGCCCGAGCGGACATCCCACCGTCGCGATCGTGGGCGGCGGCGTCTCCGGCGCCGCGGTCGCGCTGTTTCTCAACACGTTCGCGCCCGATACGGCCGAGATCGTCATCATCGAGCCCCGCGACACGATCGGGCGAGGGTTGGCCTACAGCACCAGCGATCCGGTGCACCGGATCAACGTTCCTGCCGCGCGGATGGTGCTCTATGCCGACGATCCCGGTCATTTCGACCGCTGGTTCACGGCCTCGGAGCTGGTGCGATCCGATCCGCACGCCGGCCTGCCGGACGGGCGGCAGTTTCCATCGCGTGATGCGTTCGGCCGTTACATCGGCGAACAGGTAGCCCTCATCGAGACCCTGTCGCATGTGCGCGGCAAGGTCGCCGACATCGTTCGCGTGGCCGATCGCTATCGCCTCACTTGCGATGACGGCCGTTGCATCGATGCCGATATCGTGGTGCTGGCGATTTGCCATCCGGCGCCAACCATTCCCTCCTCGCTTCGGGCGCTCGCAGGCAGCGACGTCATCGTCACCAATCCCTGGCAGGCGCGCGCCTTGGAGGCGATCGACGCCGACGCACGCGCTCTGATTGTCGGCACCGGGCTGACCATGGCCGATATCGTCGCCACGCTGGACCGGCAAGGTCATCGCGGCACGATCACCGCGATCTCGCGGCGCGGCCAGCGCGCGCAAACACACGCCACGACTCCCCAAGACCCGTATGGCGACTTCCTGAACCCGCCTCCGTCAACGGCAACGGCGTTGCTGCGCGAGATCCGGCGCACGCTTGCGCAGGCCGCAACCGAAGGCCTCTCCTGGCATGCCGTGCTCGACCAGGTCCGCCTGCAGGGCAGCAGCATCTGGCAGGCGCTGCCCGTCACTGAGCGCCAACGCCTGCTGCACCATCTGCGGCCGTTCTGGGATACGCACCGGTTTCGTCTCGCGCCGCAGGTTCATGCGGTGCTGGAGCGACTGCGCGAAAACGGTCAGCTGGCACTGCGCGCGGCCGCGATTCAATCCGCCGCACGTGGCGACGATGGCCTGCGGGTGACGCTGCGCGATCGGCGCACGCACGAGACCAATACACTCACGGTCGACCGGATCATTCTCGCGACCGGCCCAGCGCATGGCAGCCTGTTTCACGACGATCCATTGCTGCACAATCTGCAGCAGAACGGCCTCGCTTCTCCTGACGTCTATGGCCTCGGCATCGCCGTCGATCACGGCAGCCGCGTGCTGAGTGCGAACGGACAAGCGCAACATCAGCTGTTCGTGGCCGGCCCCTTGGCGCGCGGCACGTTCGGAGAACTGATGGGCGTGCCTGATGTCGCACGACAGGCCGAGCGCGTTGCCACGGCGATCGCATCACTGCCCGGGCTGAACAACCGACCGGAGATCGGCGCGCGCACCGCTGAATGA